DNA sequence from the Leptolyngbya sp. SIO1E4 genome:
CGTCCTCTGCCCAGGGGGATAAAGAATTCCCCGTCAAAGGCAAGGGGCAAAACAGATTCGTTGGCATCAAGGGAGATGGGGGCAAAGAGGGTGAGGGGATGTTCAGACGTCACCGTGGCAGCCTGGGTGATGTTCTCCAGTTCCAGCACGTGTAGATCTGATTCCAGGCTACGAGTCTTGACTAACGGTAGGGGAGACGTGATCTGGGGCTCAGCTCGTAGCAGAGGCGGTAGAGCCGGATGTTTCAGGTTCCGCGTCCCCTGGGAAAGGGTTGCTAGACGAACAGAGCCTTGCAAGCTGGGGTGAGGATGGAGGGTCACCCCATACCCTAAATCAACTGCTTGGTCGGGGCTAATGGCTGTGGTCGGTTGGGGGCGAACGACCGTAAAGGTCACCTGATTGGTTATCCAATCGTCATAGTGGGTCTCATCGGTTTCAGGGGTCATCCCCAGATTGCGAACCATGACTCGCTGCATCAGACGATTCAAAGCGCTGCGCCCCAGAGAGCGAGGCTCAATGGCGCGGGTTATGGGGTGGCCCAGTTCATCCTGCTCCAGTAGCGTGGCGTCAAAGTCAGCGGTGCAGGCGATCGCCTTAAGCGTGTCATTAAACTCGGTCACACCTTGCTGCCAGAGCGCTTTGGGAACGCTGCCGTAAATGGGGTTTCCCTGAGCCACCCAAACCTCTTCTTGGGGATCCAGCCGCACGGTTCCCCCTTCCAGCAGGGAGATGATTTGAAACGTTTCAGTGAGATCGTAGAGGGCACAGAAGAGGGTGAGGGGGCATTGGTTAGAGAGTTTGATCCGAAAGGTGGGCTGCTGCCACCGGTTTTGGTTGGCATCCCATTCATAGGCCAGCTGAATTTGGGATTGCCTCAGGGGGTCTGATTGGGTGCCCTGATAAATTTGAATTTGCAGCGCATCGGCGGGAATTTGACTGGCAGCCGGGCTGGTTAAGTCAGCCACCGTCAGCCAGCGAGCCATATGCTCTAACTGACGGACGGCGATCGCAGCGTGATCTGAGGAATAGCCGTGGATTGGGTTTACCAGCAGCGACGCATCCGCAGGGCGACGAATCAGATAGGTTCCCGCCTCCGCCAACACCTGCAGGTGAGCCGCAGCCGTTTCCGTTGTCGCTTGCAGATAGGGAGACGGTTGACCATTGGGGCTAGCAGTTTCCAGGGCTTGCCGCACCCACTGAATCCCCGTTTCTTCTCCGGCTAAAGACACCGTGATTGCAGGCAGCGGCACAGCTGTCATGACGGCTTTAAAGACTGCTTGGGAATCTGCTAAATGCTCATCCCCCTGAACGATGCGGAGGTGGCTCAGCTGCGGCAAAACTTCGATAATGTCAGCGTGGGCGATGGCTTGTTTCGCATCTTGCAGGGTAGCTGAAGCCGTATTGAAGGGAAAGAGGGCTAAGCGGGGGCACGCGGCCGCCCCCGCACGGAGGGGGGGAATGCCGTGAACTGCGCCGCCATCCATGCTCCAACCAGCAGTCTGGTCATAGAAGACCGTGTAGTACGGGCGCGATCGCGCACTGGCCCCCCCGAGGAACGGTTGGTCAAGATCCGATGGATGGGTAGCTTCCAGTTGGGGGGACTGGGCGGCCATCTGGCTGCGCACCCGAGCATTGGCGCGTCTAAACAAATCGCGATAGGAGAGGGGGCCACTGGCCTGTTGAAGGGTTTCTAATAAAAAGTAGGAGAACGCCCCTCGATAGTTGTCGCCCCCCAGTAATTCTCTGGCTTCTTCATGCTCTCGGCAGGCTGCCAACAACACATGCCGACCTTTGGGAAACAGATTTTGAGCCACAGGCTGTTGGGCACTGCGAGACGCGATCGCGGGTGACCCACCCTGAGGCAACGACACAAAGGTCTCTAAAGGGCGCTGCCGTATATCTGCCGGAACCTGCCGTGTAGCCATAGACGGGAGGGCACTGCGTGTGCCCGCTCCGGAATGGCAGCAGTCCAAGATCACAAGGATGTGGGGAGTGCGCTTATCAACTTCTGCAATCAGACTGGCCAGTTCTTTATCCGCTAAGTCCCACTGCCCCTCAAGGCGGCTATCCCAGCAGACGAGGGTTTCATTGAAGCGATCTGGCTCAATCTGCCAAAACTCAGGCGGTGAGGGGGCTTGCGACCCATGACCACTGTAGTAAAAAAGCGCCACATCCCCTGATTGGGCCTGGGTCAGGTAAGTTTGGAAGCCGTCAATTACGGCCTGACGGGTTGCCTGTTCGTTCGTTAAACGATGGGGCGGCGGCAAGGCATAGTCTGGCGTGTCTTGGATGCACCCGCGCAGATATTGCTCAAAGGCCTCGACATCGTTGATGCACCCTTTCAGGGGCGGCAGGGGCGGGGGATAGCTATCGATTCCCACGAGGAAAGCGTAGACATTGCAGACCATAAGCGAGGGGGCGGGGGCGAAGGGAGACAATACCGTACATCAACCATGGCATTTGGGACAGGAGGCGTCAAAAGATTTACCGATAGGGGAAACCCCGCACTGGCATAATCCCTGAGATGATGGGGGTGTAACAGGTTATCGCTTAGCAACGGATCCTCGACGGAGCCTTTTATAGCAGTACGCATTTGTGTTGCAGCCTTTTTTAGCTGAGTGAGGTACATCCTGGTCGCAATAGGGTCTAGGGTCTGGGGTTTGGGGTCTAAGGCGAGTACTTCATCAGAGTGAGAAACGCTGTAGGACAGTTCAGATAACTCAACTGCTCTCTAATCAGGCGGTTCATTTATCCTTCTGCCTTTTGCCATACCAGACTGGTCATAAACGGACGCATCACAAAAGTTTGATCTGTCCTACCGGCCTGGATGCAGCCGTTGTTTTGCAACAGTTGTTTACAGAGGAACTAAAGTTTTCAGGAATCTCTGGCGATCTAGCAGAAATACTGAATAGGTTTGTCTTAGTATCTACGTTCCCTGAGATTGCGATAGTCCGTCGGTCTTGATCTTTTCGTTCAAGAGGGTCTCATGGTATCAACTTTTTTGATTGCCCGCCCCCAGCAGTCACCTGCTCGTATTTTCCCAGCGATCGCGGCTGATTTTTACACCCAAACGTTTGACTTAGAAGCAGGGTCCCCAGACCAGCAGGCGGCTAGTTTCTTAGTCGCGTTGGCCTGCCGTGACCTGAGCCAGGGGAAACTTTTCCTGGCCCGCAATCTCAGCCCCCAGGAACACCTGACCCGTTTACTGATCCAGCATCGACTCGGGTTTGAAGCAGAACTAGCGGCTTGCTGGCAGCGGGCAGATTTTTATTGGCAGCAGGTCCAAAACCAGCTCAAATCTTTGATGCAGCGGGATGATTTGTGGGCAGTTTTAGCAGCCGATATCGCCCAGAATTTTCCCGAGGCTGACGTACTGAAAGACCCGGTTTTGCTCAGGCAACGGCTAGTCGAGGAGCTATTTATCGACACCCATTGTGGGTTTTACAACGGGCTCAGTTCGACGGATAAATCCGACGCAACTCAATCTGAAGCGACTCAATCTGACGCAACTCAAGACCCGATTAAAAAAGGCAGCGCTCCTCAAAAGACCCCTCGAGATCGCAGCTTTGCCCACATCACATTTGTCGAAGCGCTACTCCCCAATTCCTCTCTCGCCACAGACGCCTGGTTAACCCTACTGGCCTCTCCCTGGCAGCGGCAGATTGATCGCGATCGCACGGAGAAAAACTGGCGAGCAGCGATAAAGCTCTGCCGCCATCGCTTGAGCCTATACCCAAAGTCCATCCCTTACCAGACCGAACTCGCAGAAGTGCAAGGGGCAGACATTCTGGCAGGTTTGGAGAAAAGTGAGTCTGAGCAGCAGGCATTAACAAATGCGCGTCATTTAGAAAAGGGAATTCGGCAGTTTGAAACGCTGGCTCAAACCTACCCGCACAACCCCGTCATGTATGACTACTTGGGGAATTTGCATCATCTCCATGCCATTCAGCTCCTGAATGGCATACAGATTGCCCAAGGGCTAGTAGCGGTGGAAAAAGCGCTGGTATACGCCCCTTATCTCAAAGAAGCGCTGACCACCCGAGATCGTCTGGTTGAGGCGATGAATCAAATCCAGGCCTATGTGAAGCAAATGTTGGCCCAGCTTAAGCAACAGCCCAATGCTCGACTCAATGCCAAGGGGCAACGGCTGCAGGCCCAGGCCAAAAAAGGCTTTACCCAGCGAGATGCCTACCTGCAATCAGCCCAAGTCACGACGACTCAAGCGGCCCTGAAACTTGCCCAGGCCCTGCAGGTCTGGCACAAACTCTCCGGCCTGCCGCCAGAACCGACTGACCAACAGGCACTGGCGATGTATGACAGTCTGAGCCAGATTCTGCAGCAGCCCCCCCCCGATAAAGCTTCACTGCCTGACGAATGGCAGCGGGTTGGCCAGGCCCGATCTGAACTGGCCGCTCTGCCCTCCGAGCCCATCTGTGCTTTTCTGGAACAGCGCCTCTGGAACACACCGGCTGCAACGCCTACCATCACACCGCCACCGCCACCGCCAGATGCCCCCCTGATTGTGCCGACCCAGACGGCACCACAGCCCAGCCATGAACCTTTTCTACCCTGGGTTTTCAGCCGTCAGCATTGGGGCTTAAAAACGCAGGTCGCAGTCGCGATCGCCGCTCTATTGACGGCTGGGGGCCTAGGGCTATACGAACTGTCTGTCCGCCACACCCGCGCCCGCGCCTATGACGCGATCTTGACCGCTGATCGGCAAAACCAACCCCTTGCCGTCATGGATGGCGCTGCCACCTTTTTGTCCCGCACTCCCCTCAGCGGCAAAGATGCCCGCGAAGCGCACGTCAAAAGCCTCTATACCGAGACCTTCGTCGATTGGTTTCTGCAACAGCCTGAATTACCAGAAGACAACACCGTCCAACATTACGCGAAACGCTATCGAGACCTGATGGAGGACTAACCCACCTCCCCCAATTCACTCCCGATTCACTCCCGATTAACACCGCCCTCAAAATTTATCCGCTTATCTCCATGAGAAAAACACTTCGTATCCTCAGCTATATCGGTCTGGCGATCGCAACGGCAGTGATGGTTGTTCTCTTCGCCAACGGCATTCCAGCTGGGCCAACGGGGTCAGCGGTGGCGCTGGCTCAACCCTTCGATGACTTCCCTGAAAATGAAACTCAGTTCATCGACTTTCGGCTAGATGAACTCAGCTTTGCCACCCTGACGGATCGGGAAAAAGAAGATCAGCTGCGAGATTGGCTCTTGTTTACCCTGGCCTCCGATCACAATCTGACGGCGAAGGAAGTGAATCAGAGCCTCTACGACCTCTCCACAACGCGGCATGGCTACATGGGGGCAGTCTCCAATTTTGAGTACGGCACGACGCGATCGCTCTACGTCGGGGAGGGTGAAGTGGCAGCTCTGATCCCGAGCGATCTAGAAGGGGGGCAGCGGGTAGATGCCCTCGCCCATATCGTTGATAAACACCGCAAAGACCTGGGTGAAGCGCCCACCAGCATAGTGGTGTTCGAATATGCGTTGCACCCTGATCAGCAATATGGCCTGCTAACCCGTCGGGAAGTGTTAGAGGCTGAAACCCTGCTCACAGAGTCTGCAGGCTATGTGGAAACCCGCGTCAAGACCCTGAACGATCTGCAGCAGTTCATGGAGCAGATTGATGATCTCACCTATGCTCAACAGCGAGGGGACGCCCTAATTCTGGGAGGTCGCAAGCTTCAGGGTCGCCCCTATCGGGGGATTCGCATTGAAGATGTGGCTGCGATTTGGCAGTCAGAAGATAAAATTCGCCGCGACTTTACAGCCTTTGAGGCTAAATGGAACGCCAAGCTGAATCAGGCTCCACTGCTAGAGCAAGCGCAGATTGAGGAGCAAGCGCATCAGGAAATGGTCGAACTTGGCTTAGTCAGCGGCAGTGGGTTTTCCCTGGACCCAGTCTATGACTATGCAGCGTTCGCAGCCGCCTTCAATGAAATCAACCCAGGGTTGATGGAATACGTCGCCAGCGGCGGCACCCCCATCACCGAGGAGGATATCCAAGCAGCCCAAGCAGGGCTCGAAAACGACACGGTTGTTCCCTATCTAACCCTGGTCGATAAGCTCCAAGCTAGCGAGGATCTCCAGGCCCAAGACATTGGCGCTTTCCTGTTAGAAGCCGAAGATGCTTTCCGGTTTCAGCAAGCCCGATATGACGGTGACCTGCAGGGCACTGAAGTGGGCATGGTGCTGTTCTACACAGACTTGCTGGCAAAATTCTGGTCCCTCGACTACGGCAGCAGTACACCTCAGGAAGCTGTTCCCGGCTTTTTGCCCTCTAATCAGATCATGGGCAAACTGGCTTCAATTTATAAACAAGAAGCCATCGAGCTCTCCAGTACGCGGCTTTGGTTTGGCCCCCAAGATAAAGGCTTCCAAATTTCAGGGGCTGACAAGAGTCTGCTGTTTTCCCGTAACGCAACCCGGATCTATGCAGCCTCCTCAAATCCGCTTCAGCCTGGCGAAGAAACCACCGCCTCTGCCCGCTCTGCAGCCTTTATTGGTTGGTGGAATGACCATTACGAGGAAGTCGCGGTTTATGAGCCTGAATATGAGCGCCTGAACCAAATCATGAAATGGAGCTTGCTCATTAGCTGGCTCAACAATGCCGAACGAAGTGACAGACTCGAGTTCTTGAAAGAGGTCCAGGTTCAGCGTGACGCCTGGTTCCCGAATTGGGCCAAGGCGAATCAA
Encoded proteins:
- a CDS encoding caspase family protein, translated to MVCNVYAFLVGIDSYPPPLPPLKGCINDVEAFEQYLRGCIQDTPDYALPPPHRLTNEQATRQAVIDGFQTYLTQAQSGDVALFYYSGHGSQAPSPPEFWQIEPDRFNETLVCWDSRLEGQWDLADKELASLIAEVDKRTPHILVILDCCHSGAGTRSALPSMATRQVPADIRQRPLETFVSLPQGGSPAIASRSAQQPVAQNLFPKGRHVLLAACREHEEARELLGGDNYRGAFSYFLLETLQQASGPLSYRDLFRRANARVRSQMAAQSPQLEATHPSDLDQPFLGGASARSRPYYTVFYDQTAGWSMDGGAVHGIPPLRAGAAACPRLALFPFNTASATLQDAKQAIAHADIIEVLPQLSHLRIVQGDEHLADSQAVFKAVMTAVPLPAITVSLAGEETGIQWVRQALETASPNGQPSPYLQATTETAAAHLQVLAEAGTYLIRRPADASLLVNPIHGYSSDHAAIAVRQLEHMARWLTVADLTSPAASQIPADALQIQIYQGTQSDPLRQSQIQLAYEWDANQNRWQQPTFRIKLSNQCPLTLFCALYDLTETFQIISLLEGGTVRLDPQEEVWVAQGNPIYGSVPKALWQQGVTEFNDTLKAIACTADFDATLLEQDELGHPITRAIEPRSLGRSALNRLMQRVMVRNLGMTPETDETHYDDWITNQVTFTVVRPQPTTAISPDQAVDLGYGVTLHPHPSLQGSVRLATLSQGTRNLKHPALPPLLRAEPQITSPLPLVKTRSLESDLHVLELENITQAATVTSEHPLTLFAPISLDANESVLPLAFDGEFFIPLGRGRTRGNQTEILLERLPDSSHTGTRNLGGSVRIFFQKVVAQKLGLEFPYPILAMVEGVDGEPPRYNADRAAVMQRVSSAQKILLCIHGIFGNTQSMVVGAHQTQIEVDGQSNSLLDVYDLVLTFDYENLNTPIGDLAQQLGDRLTAVGLSPGHSKTLHIVAHSLGGLVARYFIERHAGNRVVQHLIMLGTPNAGSPWSTLQDWATAALTIGLNSLSSVALPVKALGSLMAAIELVDVTLDQMKPGSDFLRSLADSADPGVPYTVLAGNSSLISLPDAASRHRVMQLLDRLGRAAVEFPFMSQPNDLAATVYSMQALPSQRSPSPQSLEVACHHLSYFTEAAGRQALGQAILEASRFKDKPDAAAVSQPPPTPAPQSLSDTPPHPPSKFWLLGLLLLTLTGVILGIWLFQRQSEESESSTSAIVGCRVCAANS